In Notamacropus eugenii isolate mMacEug1 chromosome 1, mMacEug1.pri_v2, whole genome shotgun sequence, one genomic interval encodes:
- the CIMIP2A gene encoding ciliary microtubule inner protein 2A isoform X1, which yields MLATKSHSLFTPEPHYIPGYAGFYPQLRYQVGYTYGRTTAQVLTDPTVNKSPCSVLAPLTKPKFIEDFSQNKTSHAQHMDANQPYIPHHTGFQPFKDFEVKGHYPPLGSEQHGTEQYGTPVPECNQCMLSTGKGTETMPYPPHPPQPPCLPCEKAKEPDFGHPGLRLAYGKEGWKTSPSLDKTPVYPQLHHFGKDVYPPLPSQTETLDVGRFERLPKLDKPDLIQHKAISGYAGFVPRFTWVMGMNYRDGVQQAMDEFDKSQFLIRNPVYALGERLPKQHWPDTKVYHSQGLIPFYTGFVPTLRETYGLTFGSSTRKAYRNEQKRRNNAL from the exons ATGTTAGCAACTAAGAGTCACAGCCTTTTCACACCTGAGCCACACTACATACCTGG CTATGCTGGCTTCTATCCCCAGCTACGATACCAAGTGGGATACACTTATGGCCGGACCACTGCGCAGGTGCTGACGGACCCAACAGTGAATAAGAGCCCATGTTCTGTGTTAGCACCACTCACCAAACCCAAGTTCATTGAAGATTTTAGCCAAAATAAAACATCCCATGCACAACATATGGATGCAAACCAGCCCTACATCCCCCATCACACAG GATTCCAGCCTTTTAAGGACTTTGAGGTCAAAGGACACTATCCACCCCTCGGGTCGGAGCAACATGGGACGGAGCAATATGGCACTCCTGTGCCAGAGTGCAATCAGTGCATGCTTTCAACAGGCAAAGGCACTGAAACTATGCCCTACCCACCTCACCCACCTCAGCCACCATGTCTACCATGCGAGAAGGCCAAAGAACCTGATTTTGGACATCCAGGTTTGCGACTGGCCTATGGAAAGGAGGGGTGGAAAACCTCACCCTCTCTTGACAAGACTCCTGTATATCCTCAG CTGCACCACTTCGGAAAAGATGTGTATCCCCCTCTGCCATCCCAGACGGAGACACTAGATGTCGGCAGGTTTGAGAGGCTTCCCAAGCTAGACAAGCCTGACCTGATCCAGCACAAAGCCATTTCGG GCTATGCTGGATTCGTACCACGATTCACTTGGGTGATGGGAATGAATTATCGAGATGGTGTCCAGCAGGCCATGGATGAATTTGATAAAAGCCAG tttcTAATAAGAAACCCTGTTTACGCTCTGGGAGAAAGGCTACCAAAACAACACTGGCCAGACACTAAAGTTTACCACAGTCAAGGACTGATACCTTTCTACACAGGATTCGTACCAA CTTTGAGAGAGACTTATGGTTTAACATTTGGCAGCAGTACTCGCAAAGCTTACCGAAATGAACAGAAGAGACGAAACAATGCactatga
- the CIMIP2A gene encoding ciliary microtubule inner protein 2A isoform X2: MLATKSHSLFTPEPHYIPGYAGFYPQLRYQVGYTYGRTTAQVLTDPTVNKSPCSVLAPLTKPKFIEDFSQNKTSHAQHMDANQPYIPHHTGFQPFKDFEVKGHYPPLGSEQHGTEQYGTPVPECNQCMLSTGKGTETMPYPPHPPQPPCLPCEKAKEPDFGHPGLRLAYGKEGWKTSPSLDKTPVYPQLHHFGKDVYPPLPSQTETLDVGRFERLPKLDKPDLIQHKAISGYAGFVPRFTWVMGMNYRDGVQQAMDEFDKSQFLIRNPVYALGERLPKQHWPDTKVYHSQGLIPFYTGFVPSIFERDLWFNIWQQYSQSLPK, encoded by the exons ATGTTAGCAACTAAGAGTCACAGCCTTTTCACACCTGAGCCACACTACATACCTGG CTATGCTGGCTTCTATCCCCAGCTACGATACCAAGTGGGATACACTTATGGCCGGACCACTGCGCAGGTGCTGACGGACCCAACAGTGAATAAGAGCCCATGTTCTGTGTTAGCACCACTCACCAAACCCAAGTTCATTGAAGATTTTAGCCAAAATAAAACATCCCATGCACAACATATGGATGCAAACCAGCCCTACATCCCCCATCACACAG GATTCCAGCCTTTTAAGGACTTTGAGGTCAAAGGACACTATCCACCCCTCGGGTCGGAGCAACATGGGACGGAGCAATATGGCACTCCTGTGCCAGAGTGCAATCAGTGCATGCTTTCAACAGGCAAAGGCACTGAAACTATGCCCTACCCACCTCACCCACCTCAGCCACCATGTCTACCATGCGAGAAGGCCAAAGAACCTGATTTTGGACATCCAGGTTTGCGACTGGCCTATGGAAAGGAGGGGTGGAAAACCTCACCCTCTCTTGACAAGACTCCTGTATATCCTCAG CTGCACCACTTCGGAAAAGATGTGTATCCCCCTCTGCCATCCCAGACGGAGACACTAGATGTCGGCAGGTTTGAGAGGCTTCCCAAGCTAGACAAGCCTGACCTGATCCAGCACAAAGCCATTTCGG GCTATGCTGGATTCGTACCACGATTCACTTGGGTGATGGGAATGAATTATCGAGATGGTGTCCAGCAGGCCATGGATGAATTTGATAAAAGCCAG tttcTAATAAGAAACCCTGTTTACGCTCTGGGAGAAAGGCTACCAAAACAACACTGGCCAGACACTAAAGTTTACCACAGTCAAGGACTGATACCTTTCTACACAGGATTCGTACCAAGTAT CTTTGAGAGAGACTTATGGTTTAACATTTGGCAGCAGTACTCGCAAAGCTTACCGAAATGA
- the CIMIP2A gene encoding ciliary microtubule inner protein 2A isoform X3, with translation MLATKSHSLFTPEPHYIPGYAGFYPQLRYQVGYTYGRTTAQVLTDPTVNKSPCSVLAPLTKPKFIEDFSQNKTSHAQHMDANQPYIPHHTGFQPFKDFEVKGHYPPLGSEQHGTEQYGTPVPECNQCMLSTGKGTETMPYPPHPPQPPCLPCEKAKEPDFGHPGLRLAYGKEGWKTSPSLDKTPVYPQLHHFGKDVYPPLPSQTETLDVGRFERLPKLDKPDLIQHKAISGYAGFVPRFTWVMGMNYRDGVQQAMDEFDKSQFLIRNPVYALGERLPKQHWPDTKVYHSQGLIPFYTGFVPIQILFLQL, from the exons ATGTTAGCAACTAAGAGTCACAGCCTTTTCACACCTGAGCCACACTACATACCTGG CTATGCTGGCTTCTATCCCCAGCTACGATACCAAGTGGGATACACTTATGGCCGGACCACTGCGCAGGTGCTGACGGACCCAACAGTGAATAAGAGCCCATGTTCTGTGTTAGCACCACTCACCAAACCCAAGTTCATTGAAGATTTTAGCCAAAATAAAACATCCCATGCACAACATATGGATGCAAACCAGCCCTACATCCCCCATCACACAG GATTCCAGCCTTTTAAGGACTTTGAGGTCAAAGGACACTATCCACCCCTCGGGTCGGAGCAACATGGGACGGAGCAATATGGCACTCCTGTGCCAGAGTGCAATCAGTGCATGCTTTCAACAGGCAAAGGCACTGAAACTATGCCCTACCCACCTCACCCACCTCAGCCACCATGTCTACCATGCGAGAAGGCCAAAGAACCTGATTTTGGACATCCAGGTTTGCGACTGGCCTATGGAAAGGAGGGGTGGAAAACCTCACCCTCTCTTGACAAGACTCCTGTATATCCTCAG CTGCACCACTTCGGAAAAGATGTGTATCCCCCTCTGCCATCCCAGACGGAGACACTAGATGTCGGCAGGTTTGAGAGGCTTCCCAAGCTAGACAAGCCTGACCTGATCCAGCACAAAGCCATTTCGG GCTATGCTGGATTCGTACCACGATTCACTTGGGTGATGGGAATGAATTATCGAGATGGTGTCCAGCAGGCCATGGATGAATTTGATAAAAGCCAG tttcTAATAAGAAACCCTGTTTACGCTCTGGGAGAAAGGCTACCAAAACAACACTGGCCAGACACTAAAGTTTACCACAGTCAAGGACTGATACCTTTCTACACAGGATTCGTACCAA ttcaaattttgtttttacagCTTTGA
- the TUBB4B gene encoding tubulin beta-4B chain — translation MREIVHLQAGQCGNQIGAKFWEVISDEHGIDPTGTYHGDSDLQLERINVYYNEATGGKYVPRAVLVDLEPGTMDSVRSGPFGQIFRPDNFVFGQSGAGNNWAKGHYTEGAELVDSVLDVVRKEAESCDCLQGFQLTHSLGGGTGSGMGTLLISKIREEYPDRIMNTFSVVPSPKVSDTVVEPYNATLSVHQLVENTDETYCIDNEALYDICFRTLKLTTPTYGDLNHLVSATMSGVTTCLRFPGQLNADLRKLAVNMVPFPRLHFFMPGFAPLTSRGSQQYRALTVPELTQQMFDAKNMMAACDPRHGRYLTVAAVFRGRMSMKEVDEQMLNVQNKNSSYFVEWIPNNVKTAVCDIPPRGLKMSATFIGNSTAIQELFKRISEQFTAMFRRKAFLHWYTGEGMDEMEFTEAESNMNDLVSEYQQYQDATAEEEGEFEEEAEEEVA, via the exons ATGAGGGAGATCGTGCACCTCCAGGCCGGGCAATGCGGCAACCAGATCGGCGCAAAG TTCTGGGAGGTGATCAGTGACGAACATGGTATCGACCCCACCGGAACCTACCACGGGGACAGCGACCTGCAACTGGAGAGGATCAACGTGTACTACAATGAAGCTACCG GTGGGAAGTACGTGCCCCGAGCAGTCCTGGTCGATCTTGAGCCTGGAACAATGGACTCTGTCCGATCTGGACCTTTTGGACAGATTTTCAGGCCAGACAACTTTGTCTTCG gcCAGAGTGGTGCCGGAAATAACTGGGCAAAAGGCCATTACACAGAAGGTGCGGAACTGGTTGACTCAGTATTAGATGTTGTAAGAAAAGAAGCGGAAAGTTGTGACTGTCTCCAGGGCTTCCAGCTGACGCACTCTCTGGGTGGTGGGACTGGGTCTGGGATGGGTACTCTCTTAATCAGCAAGATCCGGGAAGAATACCCAGACAGAATCATGAACACTTTCAGCGTTGTACCCTCCCCCAAGGTATCGGACACTGTAGTAGAGCCCTACAATGCAACCCTTTCAGTACACCAGCTTGTAGAAAACACAGATGAAACCTATTGTATTGATAATGAAGCCCTCTATGATATCTGTTTCAGAACCCTGAAACTGACCACTCCTACATATGGTGACCTAAACCACCTGGTGTCAGCAACTATGAGTGGTGTCACCACCTGCTTACGTTTCCCAGGGCAGCTTAATGCTGACTTGCGTAAGCTGGCAGTGAACATGGTCCCCTTTCCCCGTCTGCACTTCTTTATGCCTGGCTTTGCTCCACTGACTAGCCGTGGTAGCCAGCAGTACCGTGCTTTAACTGTGCCAGAGCTCACCCAGCAGATGTTTGATGCAAAGAACATGATGGCTGCTTGTGACCCGAGGCATGGGCGCTATCTTACGGTGGCAGCCGTGTTCAGAGGCCGTATGTCCATGAAGGAGGTAGATGAGCAAATGCTCAATGTTCAAAACAAGAACAGCAGTTACTTTGTTGAATGGATTCCCAACAATGTGAAAACGGCTGTATGTGACATCCCACCCCGGGGCCTGAAAATGTCTGCCACCTTCATTGGTAACAGTACTGCCATCCAAGAGCTCTTTAAGCGCATTTCTGAGCAGTTTACAGCCATGTTCCGCAGAAAGGCTTTCTTACACTGGTATACTGGAGAGGGCATGGATGAAATGGAATTCACTGAAGCAGAAAGCAACATGAATGATTTGGTTTCTGAGTATCAGCAGTATCAGGATGCCACagctgaggaggagggagaatttGAGGAGGAGGCTGAAGAGGAGGTGGCGTAA
- the CIMIP2A gene encoding ciliary microtubule inner protein 2A isoform X4, translating into MLATKSHSLFTPEPHYIPGYAGFYPQLRYQVGYTYGRTTAQVLTDPTVNKSPCSVLAPLTKPKFIEDFSQNKTSHAQHMDANQPYIPHHTGFQPFKDFEVKGHYPPLGSEQHGTEQYGTPVPECNQCMLSTGKGTETMPYPPHPPQPPCLPCEKAKEPDFGHPGLRLAYGKEGWKTSPSLDKTPVYPQLHHFGKDVYPPLPSQTETLDVGRFERLPKLDKPDLIQHKAISGYAGFVPRFTWVMGMNYRDGVQQAMDEFDKSQFLIRNPVYALGERLPKQHWPDTKVYHSQGLIPFYTGFVPSSSNL; encoded by the exons ATGTTAGCAACTAAGAGTCACAGCCTTTTCACACCTGAGCCACACTACATACCTGG CTATGCTGGCTTCTATCCCCAGCTACGATACCAAGTGGGATACACTTATGGCCGGACCACTGCGCAGGTGCTGACGGACCCAACAGTGAATAAGAGCCCATGTTCTGTGTTAGCACCACTCACCAAACCCAAGTTCATTGAAGATTTTAGCCAAAATAAAACATCCCATGCACAACATATGGATGCAAACCAGCCCTACATCCCCCATCACACAG GATTCCAGCCTTTTAAGGACTTTGAGGTCAAAGGACACTATCCACCCCTCGGGTCGGAGCAACATGGGACGGAGCAATATGGCACTCCTGTGCCAGAGTGCAATCAGTGCATGCTTTCAACAGGCAAAGGCACTGAAACTATGCCCTACCCACCTCACCCACCTCAGCCACCATGTCTACCATGCGAGAAGGCCAAAGAACCTGATTTTGGACATCCAGGTTTGCGACTGGCCTATGGAAAGGAGGGGTGGAAAACCTCACCCTCTCTTGACAAGACTCCTGTATATCCTCAG CTGCACCACTTCGGAAAAGATGTGTATCCCCCTCTGCCATCCCAGACGGAGACACTAGATGTCGGCAGGTTTGAGAGGCTTCCCAAGCTAGACAAGCCTGACCTGATCCAGCACAAAGCCATTTCGG GCTATGCTGGATTCGTACCACGATTCACTTGGGTGATGGGAATGAATTATCGAGATGGTGTCCAGCAGGCCATGGATGAATTTGATAAAAGCCAG tttcTAATAAGAAACCCTGTTTACGCTCTGGGAGAAAGGCTACCAAAACAACACTGGCCAGACACTAAAGTTTACCACAGTCAAGGACTGATACCTTTCTACACAGGATTCGTACCAA GTTCATCTAATCTCTGA